In a single window of the Ardenticatenales bacterium genome:
- a CDS encoding polyketide synthase dehydratase domain-containing protein, with translation MEPIERLHGTLPANKGTDIAIIGMACLFPGAPDVETYWNNIIHKVDAITDPPPEAWDPDLYYDPEDKERLYCKKGGFLGPWTHFNPFDYGIMPRGIEGGDPDQWLTLKVAMTALEDAGYLQSLQENEVERHRTAVILGKGTYLNRGNMNMLQHSMVVDQTLRILHTLHPEYTVDDLQTIREHLKTQLPAFDSESAPGLVPNIIASRIANRLDLMGPTYTVDAACASSLIAVDIAVTELATGQADLALAGGSHVTTPVPILSLFSHLNALSRAEIIRPFDANADGTILGEGIGIVVLKRLTDAQRDGDRIYAVIKGVGTSSDGRAKGVLAPRPEGARLAVTRAYEKAGIDSTTVGLIEAHGTATTAGDASEITALQPLLPAIEGRPPYCAIGSVKSMIGHTMASAGVAGVIKTALALYHKVLPPTLNVEEPNPKLPLAQTGLYINTETRPWVQRGSTPRRAGVNAFGFGGINAHVVMEEYPVPEYAPEEGFMRHWDSELVILEAEDRTGLIEAAAELQAYLASDVNVPLADLGYTINSRLSDKPARLAIVADSLTDLQEKLARAQEQLLKPNRKRIRDTNGGLYYFEERAYPQGKLAFLFPGEGSQYPNMLADLCEHFPEVRACYDRIDRMYNDHPRGYVPSDVIFPRPLGRGELGEKLWDIDEAIEAVLTGNQALFTLLNQLGIKPDVIAGHSTGEYSAMRAAGMIQMDDEAFFRSLLDVSRRYDHVATEKQVPSYALAAVGTGREKVQDILDAVDGDLHIGMDNCPHQTVIAGSRADIDKAIILMREKGMIYELLPFDRAYHTPLFAAFEETLRDFFQRLPMAPAQTPTYSGTTARLFSDDLNEIRDTAVEHWVATVRFRELVQQMHDDGVRLFVEVGGRGNLNAFINDILRGQTQYAIPVNLQQRSGIKQLNHLLAQLAAHGVPMDLRYLYQRRRPRLLTLAKGEDVTQVSAGTMKLQTSWAMMELHPEVAAKVRRVAAVPASAEKSPAAGPSNGHARAATPPEALPKLAASAPVPAKAGPAPAPPIIAPPAVAPVVAAPPPMAAPPVPAPPPTYTPAAPPNMVDPRAQVMQAHLGLMQQFLQAQEAVMQQVIARAQGASAPPAAAPAPPTYAPPPLPMPPTVPMPATITPPLPRIAAPGVSAMMPPAPPTVAAPAALPQAQPTVPAPPQTPAAALVTPPEPTSWSAEKITGSLLHLVSERTGYPPELLNLTADLEADLGIDSIKRVEILNAFNEETGLIKPDLMDRVSALRTLQEMVNVMAENAPSGAAPVLTSQTLPDYPFVREIESITPGQELVAICKLDLQKDTFLHHHTLGRDVSVTDKSLIGLPVVPFTVSMEILAETAATLMPDQLLVGMKEVRGYRWVIVENETLTLRLVAKRKKGTTNEVDVRLHLADGEPGSNIKMPLIEGTMVFGTAYPPAPTPQSLTLTNEHPSRWHPGNIYAEGLFHGADFRAIAGVTRTGDDGLEATLQALPRDHHFQDRDPNFITDPAILDAAGQVVGLWTMENLEEGFIIFPYRLGEIRFYRPPIRHPEQASFRARVNLTNDGRTYSDIDIVDPQGQMWMQLLSWEDKRFYGLTWHFYRFELNPPAAMLSLPWETAQAGLGENGVAVRVPEFPEGFFDASFGLWGKVLANLSLNRREREVWRGMNVPAKRRIEWLLGRTAAKDAVRHLLKQKYGIILCPADIEIGQDENRRPLALGDWRSQIDAPIEISITHSNGVAAAAASQRGGVGIDMEPETRSVAEFANAAFAPAEQALLAELGQPDAARWDLRLWCAKEAAGKAIGQGMAHGPLSFIARRMDAQSGIIELGVSERMGQEFPELRDRTLTTVTVQDQGFIIATAVN, from the coding sequence ATGGAACCAATAGAACGTCTCCACGGCACACTGCCGGCAAACAAAGGAACCGACATCGCCATCATCGGCATGGCCTGCTTGTTTCCCGGCGCGCCCGACGTAGAAACCTACTGGAACAACATTATCCACAAAGTTGACGCCATCACCGACCCGCCACCGGAAGCATGGGACCCAGACCTCTACTACGACCCGGAAGATAAAGAGCGCCTCTACTGCAAAAAAGGGGGCTTTCTCGGTCCCTGGACACACTTCAACCCATTCGACTACGGCATCATGCCCCGCGGCATTGAAGGCGGTGATCCGGACCAATGGCTCACCCTGAAAGTAGCGATGACCGCCCTGGAAGACGCCGGCTATCTGCAAAGCCTGCAAGAAAACGAAGTAGAACGCCACCGCACCGCCGTCATCCTGGGCAAAGGCACTTACCTCAACCGGGGCAACATGAACATGCTGCAGCACAGCATGGTTGTGGACCAGACACTGCGCATCCTGCATACGCTGCACCCCGAATACACAGTTGACGACCTGCAAACCATCCGCGAACACCTGAAGACACAATTGCCGGCATTTGATTCCGAATCCGCGCCCGGCCTGGTTCCCAACATCATCGCCAGCCGCATTGCCAACCGCCTCGACCTGATGGGGCCAACCTACACGGTGGACGCCGCCTGCGCCTCCTCACTTATCGCCGTAGACATTGCCGTGACCGAACTGGCCACCGGGCAGGCCGACCTGGCCCTGGCGGGCGGCTCCCACGTCACCACCCCCGTACCCATCCTCTCCCTGTTCAGCCACCTGAACGCCCTCTCCCGCGCGGAAATCATCCGCCCATTTGACGCCAACGCGGACGGGACCATTTTGGGCGAAGGCATCGGCATCGTCGTTCTCAAACGACTGACGGACGCGCAGCGGGATGGCGACCGCATCTACGCCGTCATCAAAGGAGTGGGGACGTCCAGCGACGGACGCGCCAAAGGCGTGCTGGCCCCGCGACCCGAAGGCGCGCGCCTGGCCGTCACCCGCGCCTACGAAAAGGCCGGCATTGATTCCACCACCGTAGGTCTGATCGAAGCGCATGGCACGGCCACCACCGCCGGCGACGCCTCGGAAATCACCGCCCTGCAGCCGCTGCTGCCGGCCATAGAAGGCCGTCCCCCCTACTGCGCCATCGGCTCCGTCAAATCCATGATCGGGCACACCATGGCCTCCGCGGGTGTGGCCGGCGTCATCAAGACCGCGCTGGCCCTGTACCACAAGGTGCTGCCCCCCACCCTGAACGTCGAAGAACCCAATCCCAAGCTGCCACTGGCGCAAACGGGTCTCTACATCAACACAGAAACGCGCCCCTGGGTACAGCGAGGTAGCACGCCGCGACGGGCGGGCGTCAATGCTTTCGGCTTCGGCGGCATCAACGCCCACGTCGTCATGGAAGAGTATCCCGTGCCCGAATACGCACCCGAAGAAGGCTTCATGCGCCACTGGGACAGCGAACTCGTCATTCTGGAGGCGGAGGATCGCACCGGGCTGATAGAAGCCGCGGCGGAACTGCAAGCGTATCTCGCCAGTGACGTGAACGTGCCGCTGGCCGACCTGGGATACACAATCAACAGCCGCCTCAGCGACAAACCGGCGCGGCTGGCTATTGTGGCCGACTCGCTGACAGACTTACAGGAAAAGCTGGCGCGGGCGCAGGAGCAGTTGCTAAAACCCAACCGAAAGCGCATTCGGGACACCAACGGTGGACTCTACTACTTTGAGGAGCGCGCCTATCCGCAAGGAAAGCTGGCCTTCCTCTTCCCCGGCGAGGGATCGCAGTATCCAAACATGCTGGCGGACCTGTGCGAGCATTTCCCGGAAGTGCGCGCCTGTTATGACCGCATAGACCGCATGTACAACGACCACCCACGCGGCTACGTCCCCAGCGACGTGATTTTTCCGCGGCCGCTGGGTCGCGGCGAACTGGGGGAGAAGCTGTGGGATATTGATGAAGCGATTGAGGCGGTGTTGACGGGCAACCAGGCGCTGTTTACGCTGCTGAATCAGTTGGGAATCAAACCAGACGTAATTGCCGGACACAGCACGGGGGAGTATTCGGCTATGCGGGCTGCCGGCATGATCCAGATGGACGACGAGGCCTTTTTCCGCTCCCTGCTGGACGTCAGCCGCCGCTACGACCACGTCGCCACGGAAAAACAGGTACCCTCCTACGCCTTGGCCGCCGTCGGCACGGGGCGGGAAAAAGTGCAGGACATTTTGGATGCCGTAGACGGCGACCTGCACATTGGCATGGACAATTGCCCGCACCAGACCGTTATTGCCGGCAGTCGCGCCGACATCGACAAAGCGATCATCCTGATGCGCGAAAAAGGGATGATCTACGAACTGCTGCCCTTTGACCGCGCCTACCACACGCCCCTGTTTGCGGCCTTCGAGGAGACGTTGCGCGACTTCTTCCAGCGTCTCCCCATGGCCCCCGCGCAAACGCCCACCTACTCCGGGACGACGGCGCGGCTCTTCAGCGATGATCTGAACGAGATTCGGGATACGGCGGTGGAACATTGGGTAGCAACCGTGCGCTTCCGCGAACTGGTACAGCAGATGCATGATGACGGTGTGCGCCTGTTTGTTGAAGTGGGGGGACGGGGCAACCTGAACGCCTTCATCAACGACATTTTGCGTGGGCAGACGCAGTACGCGATTCCCGTGAATTTGCAGCAGCGGTCGGGCATCAAGCAGCTCAACCACTTGTTGGCGCAGTTGGCGGCGCATGGCGTGCCCATGGACCTGCGTTATCTCTACCAGCGCCGCCGCCCCCGGTTGTTGACGTTGGCCAAAGGGGAGGATGTGACGCAGGTGAGTGCCGGCACAATGAAACTACAAACGAGCTGGGCGATGATGGAACTGCACCCGGAAGTGGCCGCGAAAGTACGGCGGGTGGCGGCTGTGCCGGCATCAGCCGAAAAATCCCCCGCCGCCGGCCCCAGCAACGGACACGCCCGCGCCGCTACCCCGCCGGAAGCCCTCCCGAAACTGGCTGCGTCCGCGCCCGTGCCGGCAAAAGCCGGCCCAGCACCCGCGCCACCCATCATCGCGCCCCCCGCGGTCGCCCCGGTCGTGGCTGCGCCGCCGCCCATGGCCGCGCCCCCCGTGCCTGCCCCGCCGCCCACCTACACGCCCGCCGCGCCGCCAAACATGGTGGATCCGCGCGCACAGGTTATGCAGGCGCATTTGGGACTGATGCAACAGTTCTTGCAAGCGCAAGAAGCCGTGATGCAGCAGGTCATCGCCCGCGCGCAAGGTGCGAGCGCGCCACCCGCGGCGGCCCCCGCGCCGCCCACCTACGCGCCGCCCCCCCTGCCCATGCCGCCGACCGTGCCCATGCCGGCAACCATCACCCCGCCACTGCCGCGCATTGCCGCGCCCGGCGTCTCCGCAATGATGCCCCCCGCGCCACCAACCGTGGCTGCCCCCGCGGCCTTGCCGCAGGCGCAACCCACCGTGCCCGCACCGCCGCAGACACCTGCCGCCGCGCTCGTTACCCCTCCTGAACCAACGTCGTGGAGCGCGGAGAAGATTACCGGCTCATTGCTGCATCTGGTGAGCGAACGCACCGGCTACCCGCCGGAACTGCTCAATCTCACCGCCGACCTGGAAGCAGACCTGGGCATTGATTCCATCAAGCGCGTGGAAATCCTGAACGCCTTCAACGAGGAAACGGGCCTGATCAAGCCAGACTTGATGGACCGCGTTTCCGCGCTGCGCACCTTGCAAGAGATGGTCAACGTGATGGCCGAAAACGCCCCGAGCGGCGCCGCGCCCGTACTCACGTCACAAACGCTGCCCGACTACCCATTTGTGCGCGAAATCGAAAGCATCACGCCCGGCCAGGAACTGGTGGCAATCTGCAAACTCGACCTGCAAAAGGACACCTTCTTGCATCACCACACCCTGGGGCGGGACGTCTCCGTCACGGACAAGTCGCTGATCGGCCTGCCCGTAGTTCCCTTCACGGTGAGCATGGAAATCCTGGCGGAGACGGCGGCCACCCTCATGCCGGACCAACTTCTGGTGGGCATGAAGGAAGTGCGCGGCTACCGCTGGGTAATTGTGGAAAACGAGACGCTGACGCTGCGGCTGGTGGCAAAAAGAAAGAAGGGAACGACCAATGAAGTGGACGTGCGGCTGCATCTGGCGGACGGCGAGCCCGGCTCGAACATCAAAATGCCTCTGATTGAAGGCACGATGGTGTTTGGCACAGCGTATCCGCCCGCGCCCACGCCGCAATCCTTGACGCTGACGAATGAACACCCCTCCCGCTGGCATCCGGGCAACATCTACGCCGAAGGATTGTTTCATGGGGCTGATTTTCGCGCCATTGCCGGCGTGACGCGCACGGGAGATGATGGCCTGGAAGCAACCTTGCAGGCGCTGCCCCGCGACCATCATTTCCAGGACCGCGACCCCAACTTCATTACCGATCCGGCCATTCTGGACGCGGCGGGGCAAGTGGTTGGGCTGTGGACAATGGAGAATCTGGAAGAGGGCTTCATCATCTTCCCGTACCGCCTGGGCGAGATTCGCTTCTATCGCCCGCCCATTCGCCACCCGGAGCAGGCCTCCTTCCGCGCGCGGGTCAACCTGACCAACGACGGGCGCACCTATTCCGACATCGACATAGTGGACCCACAGGGTCAAATGTGGATGCAGCTTCTCAGTTGGGAAGACAAGCGTTTCTATGGTCTCACCTGGCATTTTTACCGCTTTGAGCTGAATCCGCCGGCGGCCATGCTCAGTTTGCCCTGGGAAACGGCGCAGGCGGGGCTGGGTGAAAACGGTGTGGCGGTGCGTGTGCCTGAGTTTCCGGAGGGATTCTTTGATGCCTCTTTTGGGCTGTGGGGGAAGGTTCTGGCGAACCTTTCCTTGAATCGGCGGGAGAGAGAGGTGTGGCGGGGCATGAATGTGCCGGCAAAACGGCGGATTGAGTGGCTGTTGGGACGAACCGCCGCGAAGGACGCCGTGCGACACCTGTTGAAGCAAAAGTACGGCATCATCCTCTGCCCGGCGGACATCGAAATTGGGCAGGACGAAAATCGTCGCCCGCTGGCGCTGGGCGACTGGCGCAGCCAGATTGACGCGCCCATCGAGATTTCCATCACGCACAGCAACGGCGTAGCCGCCGCGGCGGCCAGCCAGCGCGGCGGGGTGGGTATTGACATGGAACCGGAGACGCGGTCGGTGGCGGAATTCGCCAATGCGGCCTTCGCGCCGGCGGAACAGGCCCTCCTGGCAGAGCTGGGACAGCCCGACGCGGCGCGTTGGGACCTGCGGCTGTGGTGCGCCAAAGAAGCCGCGGGCAAGGCAATCGGACAAGGCATGGCTCATGGACCACTCAGCTTCATTGCTCGCCGCATGGATGCGCAAAGCGGCATCATTGAACTGGGCGTCTCGGAGCGCATGGGGCAGGAATTCCCGGAATTGCGCGACCGAACCCTGACCACCGTCACGGTCCAGGACCAAGGTTTTATTATTGCCACCGCCGTCAATTGA